The Eptesicus fuscus isolate TK198812 chromosome 17, DD_ASM_mEF_20220401, whole genome shotgun sequence genome has a window encoding:
- the LOC103292861 gene encoding pulmonary surfactant-associated protein A isoform X1, with protein sequence MRPCQMPDDAGTGAGTMLLCPLALTFILLVVSGIECELKEVCSGSPGIPGTPGSHGLPGRDGRDGVKGDPGPPGPMGPPGGMPGFPGRDGPIGAPGIAGERGDKGEPGERGPPGLPASQDEELQSELQDLRHQILQSKGVLSLLGSMLIVGEKVFATNGQTANFDAINKTCSRAGGSIATPESPEENEAIASIAKKHNTYAYLGLTEGPTPGDFHYLDNTPVNYTKWYPGEPRGRGKEKCVEMYTDGQWNDKSCHQYRLTICEF encoded by the exons CTGGAGCAGGAACCATGTTGCTGTGCCCGTTGGCCCTCACCTTCATCCTGCTGGTGGTCTCTGGCATCGAGTGTGAGCTGAAGGAAGTTTGTTCTGGAAGCCCGGGCATCCCTGGCACTCCGGGATCCCATGGCCTGccaggcagagatgggagagaTGGTGTCAAAGGAGACCCCGGACCTCCAG GCCCCATGGGCCCCCCTGGAGGAATGCCAGGCTTCCCCGGGCGTGATGGGCCCATCGGAGCACCTGGCATCGCTGGTGAGCGTGGAGACAAAGGAGAACCTGGTGAGAGGGGCCCTCCAG GGCTTCCAGCTTCTCAGGATGAGGAGCTCCAAAGCGAACTCCAAGACCTCAGACATCAAATCTTGCAGTCAAAGGGAG TCCTCAGTTTGCTGGGTTCCATGCTGATAGTGGGAGAGAAGGTCTTCGCCACCAATGGGCAGACGGCCAATTTTGATGCCATTAATAAGACGTGTAGCAGAGCTGGCGGCAGCATTGCAACCCCGGAGAGTCCAGAAGAGAATGAGGCCATTGCAAGCATCGCGAAGAAGCACAACACTTACGCCTACCTGGGCCTGACCGAGGGCCCCACCCCTGGAGACTTCCACTACCTGGATAACACTCCTGTAAATTACACCAAATGGTACCCTGGGGAGCCCAGGGGTCGGGGCAAAGAAAAGTGTGTGGAGATGTACACAGATGGGCAGTGGAATGACAAGAGCTGCCACCAATACAGACTGACCATCTGTGAGTTTTGA
- the LOC103292861 gene encoding pulmonary surfactant-associated protein A isoform X2, whose translation MRPCQMPDDAGTGAGTMLLCPLALTFILLVVSGIECELKEVCSGTPGIAGERGDKGEPGERGPPGLPASQDEELQSELQDLRHQILQSKGVLSLLGSMLIVGEKVFATNGQTANFDAINKTCSRAGGSIATPESPEENEAIASIAKKHNTYAYLGLTEGPTPGDFHYLDNTPVNYTKWYPGEPRGRGKEKCVEMYTDGQWNDKSCHQYRLTICEF comes from the exons CTGGAGCAGGAACCATGTTGCTGTGCCCGTTGGCCCTCACCTTCATCCTGCTGGTGGTCTCTGGCATCGAGTGTGAGCTGAAGGAAGTTTGTTCTGGAA CACCTGGCATCGCTGGTGAGCGTGGAGACAAAGGAGAACCTGGTGAGAGGGGCCCTCCAG GGCTTCCAGCTTCTCAGGATGAGGAGCTCCAAAGCGAACTCCAAGACCTCAGACATCAAATCTTGCAGTCAAAGGGAG TCCTCAGTTTGCTGGGTTCCATGCTGATAGTGGGAGAGAAGGTCTTCGCCACCAATGGGCAGACGGCCAATTTTGATGCCATTAATAAGACGTGTAGCAGAGCTGGCGGCAGCATTGCAACCCCGGAGAGTCCAGAAGAGAATGAGGCCATTGCAAGCATCGCGAAGAAGCACAACACTTACGCCTACCTGGGCCTGACCGAGGGCCCCACCCCTGGAGACTTCCACTACCTGGATAACACTCCTGTAAATTACACCAAATGGTACCCTGGGGAGCCCAGGGGTCGGGGCAAAGAAAAGTGTGTGGAGATGTACACAGATGGGCAGTGGAATGACAAGAGCTGCCACCAATACAGACTGACCATCTGTGAGTTTTGA
- the LOC103292861 gene encoding pulmonary surfactant-associated protein A isoform X3, with the protein MLLCPLALTFILLVVSGIECELKEVCSGSPGIPGTPGSHGLPGRDGRDGVKGDPGPPGPMGPPGGMPGFPGRDGPIGAPGIAGERGDKGEPGERGPPGLPASQDEELQSELQDLRHQILQSKGVLSLLGSMLIVGEKVFATNGQTANFDAINKTCSRAGGSIATPESPEENEAIASIAKKHNTYAYLGLTEGPTPGDFHYLDNTPVNYTKWYPGEPRGRGKEKCVEMYTDGQWNDKSCHQYRLTICEF; encoded by the exons ATGTTGCTGTGCCCGTTGGCCCTCACCTTCATCCTGCTGGTGGTCTCTGGCATCGAGTGTGAGCTGAAGGAAGTTTGTTCTGGAAGCCCGGGCATCCCTGGCACTCCGGGATCCCATGGCCTGccaggcagagatgggagagaTGGTGTCAAAGGAGACCCCGGACCTCCAG GCCCCATGGGCCCCCCTGGAGGAATGCCAGGCTTCCCCGGGCGTGATGGGCCCATCGGAGCACCTGGCATCGCTGGTGAGCGTGGAGACAAAGGAGAACCTGGTGAGAGGGGCCCTCCAG GGCTTCCAGCTTCTCAGGATGAGGAGCTCCAAAGCGAACTCCAAGACCTCAGACATCAAATCTTGCAGTCAAAGGGAG TCCTCAGTTTGCTGGGTTCCATGCTGATAGTGGGAGAGAAGGTCTTCGCCACCAATGGGCAGACGGCCAATTTTGATGCCATTAATAAGACGTGTAGCAGAGCTGGCGGCAGCATTGCAACCCCGGAGAGTCCAGAAGAGAATGAGGCCATTGCAAGCATCGCGAAGAAGCACAACACTTACGCCTACCTGGGCCTGACCGAGGGCCCCACCCCTGGAGACTTCCACTACCTGGATAACACTCCTGTAAATTACACCAAATGGTACCCTGGGGAGCCCAGGGGTCGGGGCAAAGAAAAGTGTGTGGAGATGTACACAGATGGGCAGTGGAATGACAAGAGCTGCCACCAATACAGACTGACCATCTGTGAGTTTTGA
- the LOC103292862 gene encoding mannose-binding protein A-like, with product MFWFLPLPTLLCVVTVSFSEPTTCEDAQKACSVIACGIPVTNGTPGRDGRDGAKGEKGEPGQGLRGLQGPPGKLGPPGSRGAPGPQGVKGQKGDRGDSSVTETKLANLERELRSLKAELDHIKKLQAFSLGKRSGKKLYVTNGEKMPFSKVNALCSELQGTVATPKNAEENKAIMDVANDHAFLGITDEATEGQFVYVTGGRLTYSNWRKDEPNDFGSEEDCVLLLKDGLWNDVSCSSSFVAVCEFPA from the exons ATGTTCTGGTTTTTACCACTTCCCACCCTCCTGTGTGTGGTGACAGTGTCCTTCtcagaacccacaacctgtgAAGATGCCCAGAAGGCCTGCTCAGTGATTGCCTGTGGCATCCCGGTCACCAATGGCACCCCAGGCAGAGATGGGCGAGATGGAGccaagggagaaaaaggagaaccAG GGCAGGGGCTCCGAGGCTTGCAGGGCCCTCCAGGGAAACTGGGGCCTCCAGGAAGTAGAGGGGCTCCTGGGCCGCAAGGAGTGAAGGGCCAAAAAGGAGATCGTGGAGACAGTTCAG TTACGGAGACTAAGCTGGCTAACTTAGAGAGAGAGCTGAGGAGCCTGAAGGCAGAACTGGACCACATCAAAAAAT TACAAGCCTTCTCCTTGGGCAAGAGATCTGGAAAGAAGCTCTATGTGACCAACGGTGAAAAGATGCCTTTTTCCAAAGTGAATGCTCTGTGCTCTGAGCTCCAGGGCACCGTGGCCACCCCCAAGAATGCTGAGGAGAACAAAGCCATCATGGACGTGGCCAATGACCATGCCTTCCTGGGCATCACAGATGAAGCGACCGAAGGCCAGTTTGTGTATGTGACAGGAGGGAGGCTGACCTACAGCAACTGGAGGAAGGATGAGCCTAATGACTTTGGCTCAGAGGAGGACTGTGTGCTCCTTCTAAAGGATGGGCTGTGGAATGAcgtctcctgctcttcctccttcgTGGCCGTCTGTGAATTCCCAGCCTGA